The Dermacentor silvarum isolate Dsil-2018 chromosome 11, BIME_Dsil_1.4, whole genome shotgun sequence region GCACGTTTTGTTGCAACGCGAACAAAGTTCAGGCGCCGTGCAGACGCTATGGTGCTTCGACGTCCTGCACAATCGCACGAAGTGAAACCGCAACGCTCTAGTACGCACCCGCTCTCTCCCTCTTCTTGTCGTCGACTCTTCTTTTGCCCCCGCCTTCAGCAAACGCTTGAGGGTGAGCCTCGCCTGTCAAATGAAGCAAGAGGTAGCGCGGTGGCCATGGGTAACGCCGCAATAAGACGCTGCAGCAAAGAAACAAAATACGAGCACTCACTGAAATCCGCGTGGACGGACCGTAGAATGACGATGACACGGTACTCATGGTGAATTCAAACTCGACTGCCACAGTAAGATGGCAAAATACTACTTTTTCAGGCGCGTATGCCGAGACGTTTCCGCAAACTTTGCACGCGCAactttcacatgctgcgacttgCCGCCCGTTTTTGCGCGCGAACAGCCAAAGTGCCCAAAGCGGACCAAAGACCCGGTCATGTGAATTAAGTTCCGTCGTGTAAATCGTTATCTCTTACTTATTTaatttgtgtgtgtgcattttaTGCCCTTTATGGGGTAGTTTATTTTCATAAATCGAGATTTTATGTATCTGCGTTCTGTCACTAAAAGTCGCCACCATCGCTACAACATACAACATGGCGGTGGGCGTGTGCGAGCTGGCGGCGTGTTGTTGGTAATGCTTGTCGGCGCCCGGGCTGCGGACAGCGATCAAATTACGCGGCGATCTGTTCGATCGGTCTCGCATGCATGTTCGTAGACGAGCGCCGCGATCATGGACCACAGGGACCAACTGCTCGCGCTAAAGGTCATGCGTCTGACGCGGCCTTCGCTCTTCCAGACGTTGCCAGTCGTGTGCGACTCCCGAGACATCCCGGGCAGCATGTGGATGCAAGAGCTCAAGCAAGACCTCGGCACACCGTTGGGTCTCGAGCTGTTCGGCGCGGGCAGCTTTCTCATGCTTCCCCAGAGCTTCGGCAACATCTACCTTGGCGAGACTTTTTCTTGCTACATGAGCGTCCACAACGATAGCCAGACCACCGTGCGCGACGTGTCGGTCAGGGCCGAGCTGCAGACCGACTCGCAGAAGGTGTTGCTGACCGGGCGCGCCGACAGTGCCGATGCGGTCGCCGAACTGGCGCCCAACTGTAGTATCGACGAAGTGATCCATCACGAAGTGAAGGACATCAACACGCACATTCTCGTCTGCACCGTCAACTACTCGACGCAGGCAGGGGAGAAACTGCACTTCCGCAAGTTCTTCAAGTTCCAGGTCAGACCATGTAGACCGTTGTTGCGGGCCTCAGTGCCACCGTGCGATACATTTTGCGACGATTACCGGAATAGCGAATTATTCGATACTACGAAATTGTCTTTTAAAGTATTGTTGGTCACTCCATAACGAAACCGCGGCAGCATGAAATGTAAGGTTGTTTCGGTTACACCAACGGGCAAAAGAGCGACGACAAGAGTACGCACTTGCTTCACTGCGCCAACTGCTACTCAACACAAGCGCGGGCGAAGATGTGTAAATGCTGCGAGTTCAGAGTCAGGAAAAGTTGGCAGTCTGCAATGCCACTGCAAGTTAGTGCTACTACATACCATACTGTTGTGGAGTTCTTTGTCACAGTGTGTATATGTGAGTGAAACACGCACTGATGTAGCAAGGTTTTGAATACGACAGAGCATGTATAATGCTTGGCTGTATTGTTCTGTGATGAATCCAATATACAGGAAGATCAGTTACCGTGAAGGTGAGCTTTAATTGTTCATAGCCTAAAATTGTACAATTAATTACAGTGTGCCAGAGGGGAACCGTTCAGCAGTAGTCTTATATAAACAGATCTATAGCAAATTATGGCACATACCAAATAAATGTAAGGTCTAGTTAACCGTGTATCATTCTAGTGTGAGCTCTATTTTGTTCGAGTAAGGTTTCCTTGGGTCTGTTCGTCATAGTTTGCTGCACCAGACCTTTATTCTCAATCACATTTGGAGATACCTTTGGTTTTGCGTGACGTCTCATTGGAATGATGGgccttctgccttttttttctcaTCTATTGAACACGCAATAAAAGTTATATCTCTGAAAGTCATTGAATATACAGCCCCAGTTAATTGATGACAAACTGGCATTTATCAACACAACGGGTGTTTCCAGAGAATGTGCGAAAACTTTTTGACAATGTTTATGTAATTGAACCTCGATGCAATGCGGTTGCATTGGACATGAGCATACCTTTGTTACAACTGATTTTTGTTATAAGCAGATATTAGTCACGTGCTGATATGAGCAATAAAATTTTATATTTagtacttcgttatatccatgttAATTTATCAAGGTTCAGTCATACAAAGCCATAATTCTGCCTTACACTCCCAAAGTATTTTTCCAGCATGTGTAAGGTTTGCGATTGCTACAGTGTCAAACCGAAGAAGAATTGTTCATGGCAGAATGGGGGCAGAATTCTTAAAAGTAACTGAACATTGACGGTAGCCATGAATAAAGGTCACCTACCTTTTTTTGTGAAGCAATGTTGAAATGTAGATCCACTTAGCATTTCTCCAGAGAATATGAAGTGCTTCTCACAAAAGACAAAACACGGTTTTAAAAAAATTCATACATAATGGTAGCCTTGCGTTGAAACATGTATAGCTTGAGGCTATGCTGGAAAACCATGGGCGACTGCTACACAATGTGGAAAAACATTATAGGCGAGATTATAATCCCAACTTTATTGCCAAGGCCCATGCTCTGCACTTTTGCTGCTTGCTGTATATTTGCCCAGCCACAGGTGCACTATAGAACTtcgcaaacattttttttcaggcTTGCAAGTTTTCCAAGAACCACCATGTTTTAACCTGAGTGCAATGTTGTTCCAGGTTTACAAGCCACTTGACGTCAAGACAAAGTTTTACAATGCAGAGTCAGATGAGGTCTACCTCGAGGCGCAGTTGCAGAACATCACCTCCTCGCCAATATGCCTCGAGAAAGTGGCACTTGAACCCTCCCCATACTTCAGCGTGTGCCAGCTCAACACGTGTGGAGACAGTCAGAGCGTGTTCGGTCCGGTGAATTTTTTGAACCCGCATGACACACGGCAGTACTTGTTCAGCCTTTCGCCCCGGTCGTCGTCCGAGACGAGCGACCCGGTTACACAGCCCGAAAGGCGCCGCAGCGGCGTCACCAGCATCGGGAAGCTCGACATCGTCTGGCGGTCAGCCATGGGCGAGAAGGGACGTCTGCAGACGTCGCAGCTGGAACGGATAGCCCCCGGCTATGAAGACATCAAGCTCACCGTTGAGTCAGCACCGAGCACTGTAAACCTGGAGGAGCCGTTCGAGATTGCCTGCTCCGTGATGAACACGTGTCAGAGGACGATGGACTTGGTTCTCGCGCTTGAAAACTTGCCGTCTTCGGGGCTGCTCTGGCAAGGTATGTCGGGGCAGAGCCTCGGCAAGCTGGAGCCTCAATCCACTATTCGCATCAAGCTCGAGGCTGTGCCTTTCCGGACGGGTCTCCAGAGCATCTCGGGCATCAAGCTGTCGGACACTTACCTCAAACAGACGTACGACTATGATGAGATAGCATGTGTGCTAGTGTGTGCCAACGGAACGACGGTTTCGTGCTGATTACGGCTTGTTTATCCTAGTTTTGATTTCGATGTTTCGTCATTTGGGAGAAGCTAATGTTGCCAAGCGGCATTACTGTACTGACAGACGAACTATGATATGAAAAATGTTACTCTATTGTGCTGAATTGTATGCATTCCCAAAGTTATTGAGGTGGCTGTATTTGTTATACCTTGTTGGATATAAATGCTGGATGAATTCTTTAATTAATGTAGATTTTCATGGTCCTTTTCAACACTCACTTTCATGAAACTGTGTGGAATGACAGACATTTGAAATAAACAACAACACGCTGTAGAGTTCTGGTTTTATTGGCTAGAGATATAAGCATGCTTGTAAGACTGGCCGACAAACTTGAACTACACATATATCTCTCTTTTCGTACAGTAAATCTCATCTATATTGAACGGAATGTATCACAAGAATGTAcacaaaatggggggggggggggagtaacaAGCACCTCCTGGCTGCCTTGGCAGCAAGGTTCGTGCCCTCCGAAGTAAATTAAAAGTGTCTCTTGTACAGTCAGAAACAAAGGTTTGCGTACCACAGGTTGGATGAAAGACTATCTTTGCTGTCTGAAACTGACCAGTGCGATACAACGTCTGTGTGCTCAGCCTTCTCACTGCACTCTCGAATTCCACTTTTCAAGCTTAAAGTGTGAGTTATTTCAGCCTGTCCAAGGAATCTATGGTCCGCTAACGTCTGCCCACAAGTGTACAAGTGCTGATAAAATGAAGTTGCGAGAAGAGAGCATTTTAAGTGGAATGACTTCTTTGAGTGTGTGGCTTTTGACAGTAGCACAGCACTGTCACATGTCCCAACTGTGATGCTAATGTAAAACCAATTTTTAAAAAAGTAAAGCCTTGAACAATCTTGTAGTTCCATTGAATTGAACAAACTTGAGGGTGCATTGTTGTGCAGAATGTCTACCAAAATGCTTACCCTGGCTTGATCCCCCAAACACTGATCTTATGTGTGCTGTGCATGCTATCCGAAGTTTTAGTTTTTCTAAGCCTTACGTCAACTGCACATACAAAACAATTTGCTCTTGTTGAAGCCACACTTTCAAATGCAGCTGAACATAATTATGATGCAAGCTACACATCATAGTGAGAAGAGAAAAAACATCCACTTAGGTCTTGGCTTAATGTTCATAAAAGCAAGACTGTGAActactttactttttttttgctttcattgACAGGGACCATAGGACAGTATGCATgcataaagaacatgtgtagtgcTATGTGCATTCTGATTTGTGCTGTGCTTAAGTTGCAAGAGCAGCATCGAAACTCTTAGCTTCTTTTTATGGTGACTTGAGTTGCACACATGTCCAGAGCCTTCTTTGAAGGATCCAATGAACATTTGTCAAATTGCATTGTTTGTGACAGGCACACACAAAGCTGGGATTGCTTGGGGCACAGGGGAGTGATAATGCATAAAACTGTGGTATCCCttcgcagaaagaaagaaagaatgcttCACACGTAACATGTTTGAGTGCCTAGAATAAAATGCAAGATGctaattttctctctcttttttttcttcgattCGCTTCAACTTTGAGCTCAAACAAAACCTTACTGAATGTTTTCTGTGACATTATGATGCCCAACGCGTGCAGTGACCACACTGCAACAACGAAGCTTTCAGGTGCCACATACGCTTCATAGTACACAATTCAACAGTCTGCAGCCTATTACCAGTGTGGCTAAAGCCAGCAGTACTAGTAGCCTAGCTGAGCTGATACTTTTAATAAAGATCAGTCCTAAGACGAGGTAGCATGAAAGCATTTCTTCAAGGAGAATGGCTTCCGAACACAACTACCTCAAGATATTTCTTTTGCTTGCTTTTCTTTAATACAGAGAGCACGCATTCTACGCTTCTCGCAGCTAGTTGCATGTGCTAGCTCCTGGTGCCAGCAAAAGGTAACAGCCATCACACAAAAACGAAAACACGACTCTAAAAGTATGCATGCTTGCCTGGCACAACAGACTGCCTGTTGTCCCACAATAGCAGCGCTCGTGCAaacgtcgaggggggggggggggggcacgaaaGTGTGCGCGTAACGTGTGAACAATgacagaagaagaaaaacacgAGTGCCAACACTCTGATCACAGAGCCGGAATGATTGCGGTGACCCAAGTTTGTAGCCGCGACGACCAGTTAGCCATTACACTCTTTGCCTTTGTCTCGAGGCCCAACCATCGAGCTGGATCTTGCACGAGCCCGTCAAGCTGAAAAAAGAATAAGATAAAAACAAAGGTGCCTTCGCAACAAGCTCTTGACTGGCCAAAAATGCGGTATCTTGGTGCGCAGTCGCATGTTCTTGGGGATGTTGGTTTCTCCCTCGGAATGATCGGAGACTCAGTCGGCACCCACGATGCCTTCCTCGCCAGCGTTCGGAATGGGTGGGTGCATCACTTTCTTTGTGATACCCGGGCTGGTGCTCAGGAAAGGAAAGCCGTTGACCATTACGCCGTGCGTCGGCGTGTTCAAGGGCGACGGAAACGGGGAGTTTGTGGGCGACGGCGTTGTCGGGTCGGATCGGGGTGACAGGTGGCCTCCGGTGCGGAGTGACTTGAGCGCCGAGTGGATCCGGAAATGCACCAGAGACTCGAGCAGGTAGTCACGGTAGTTGTTCCTACGCAGAAGACGGAAAAGGAAAAGCTGGTTAGTTTCTTGTACCATGCTTCTTCAAACTACTAAAGACaagcggcagaaaaaaaaattgcacacagtgtttcataaTGGTTTGTGGCCCTCCAAGTTCGTGAATAGCAGCAAagaataaaggaagaaagaagggaAAATCAACCACACACTTGGTGGGCCTTTACCTGCCTGGAAATTTTCTGGTACTGCACATATCTTTCAAGCCtctcccgcaaaaaaaaaattattttaataatATTGAAGGCGAATGCCACCTAAAACAGCTCTTTACCTGGCCTGGTCCAGCCATTCCTTGGCCTTTgtatactgctgctgctgcatagAGAGGAAACCTAGCTCAGCAGCAGCAAAAGGCAGCAGGTACGTGTCCTCCAGGATCTGGTCCTGACTGCAAGTAGGAAGTTGAAGGCATGTCAGTCACGCCAACCACACAATGGTTGTGTAACATGATCTAATAGTGCAATTGCTCCACAAGGAACACAGACCATCATCACTGCGCACAactttaattttaaaaaatgtagctatttttttttaacaaggTTATATGCTTGCATGCTCTCTCAATCGGCCGCTGAAGTACTTGCTGTAGGGGGATTGGTAAAACCATACTAAGCACATGGTTTTTACAGTCTGAATTTGTTTGGTGCCAGAAAATCACGATGCACAATACTCATGGCCAGCAAGCCCACCTTACTTGTTTGATTGCTACACAATAATCATTTTTCACTTAAAAACATGGCACCACTTCTGTCCTGGTGATGGACAATGCTATGTCGATAGATACTAACAGCACAGCATGTGCAGGTGCATTTCTTTTGTGATTACAAAGTCCAGAACTGTCGGAGTCGGTTGGAAAAGCATAGGTCGGTACAGGAGAAGCCACACAATACAGCAGACTTTTGTTAATTTGACTCTGATGGGACCGacaaaattgatcgaattatccggcaggttgaactaaacaagatgcagaaaaaacgccAAACACACCGCTCATTCATTTGGTAGTATTTGCCCTATTCTAACACGCCCTCGAATCAAACGCGCAGCCACTTTTTCTCGCCCACATGTCTTTGCAGGGATCTGTCATCCTGCACAGGCGTGAAAGTTTCATGGGCGCAGAAAACAGCACTTTTAGACCGGCTCGTTGCCTTACCCTTTTGAGATAGTGCAGCAGCTGATCAATATAGGACGAAACAACCACCTTATGCTTTATATTGATTGGCTATTACACGATCTGAAAGGGGTCGGGCAACGAGCCGGAGTGAAAGTGCTGTTTTCGGGGCCCATGAAACTTTCACCCTGGTGCAAGATGACAGATCCCTGCAAAGAGAAGCCCTCAGGATGCACTACAAAACACAAAGACAAACATGTCCAATGCAAACAGGCTGTGATCTATCAGATCCCACTCTCCTGTGGGAAAAGttgcacgagcagtgggagatggtgctgaccagctcggcactggaggatcagcgaaagcttatcgccagagccgaaagtgctgccaccgccgctggggccctggactgaaggctccacccaccacggagatcgacgcttctccgtgcgtcatcaaaataaagttttgtctctctctctctctgcgttgcTCAAACAGGACGGTGCCTTAATCAACGTATGagagagcaccactataaagtTCAAAGAAAAAACAACAGTCATCTTGCCATTCACTGCAAGGATTGCCCTTGCAAGCCGAATTTAATCGCATGTTCAATTGTAGGCAGGAGCAAGGAAAAATGCACTAGGGAAATCATCGAAGCCATGGCGATAAGAGAGGTGACGATTATGTGAGCAGGCCTTTCCTCTAGCTTTCCAACAAATAAATTGCTTACCTGGAGGATAGTGCGCATACCGTACTATTTCCTGTATATTAGCGCATGTTCTGTTTCGAAATAAATTAGTTGTAAGTAGCGCTTCGTGTGTCCTGTACCACCCCGCCTTCTTCGTCCGCGTATTCTAGCACAAAATCCACTTCAATAAGAGAAGCTTTAGCTTGCGGGCGCCTATCTAttttaaatacatgggaaatTGGAAATAGTCTTTTTTTTGGCAACCACAGTACC contains the following coding sequences:
- the LOC119433228 gene encoding trafficking protein particle complex subunit 13 is translated as MDHRDQLLALKVMRLTRPSLFQTLPVVCDSRDIPGSMWMQELKQDLGTPLGLELFGAGSFLMLPQSFGNIYLGETFSCYMSVHNDSQTTVRDVSVRAELQTDSQKVLLTGRADSADAVAELAPNCSIDEVIHHEVKDINTHILVCTVNYSTQAGEKLHFRKFFKFQVYKPLDVKTKFYNAESDEVYLEAQLQNITSSPICLEKVALEPSPYFSVCQLNTCGDSQSVFGPVNFLNPHDTRQYLFSLSPRSSSETSDPVTQPERRRSGVTSIGKLDIVWRSAMGEKGRLQTSQLERIAPGYEDIKLTVESAPSTVNLEEPFEIACSVMNTCQRTMDLVLALENLPSSGLLWQGMSGQSLGKLEPQSTIRIKLEAVPFRTGLQSISGIKLSDTYLKQTYDYDEIACVLVCANGTTVSC